One segment of Cololabis saira isolate AMF1-May2022 chromosome 9, fColSai1.1, whole genome shotgun sequence DNA contains the following:
- the si:ch211-110p13.9 gene encoding uncharacterized protein si:ch211-110p13.9 translates to MSNCSAVPTALPQWDGGSRKIRFIYLVSLTSFRLKKCPSQGSVIPLYLGADILSNTDIRIENHPRYHAKFAKRGLATKINFSSAFRFQGLKVPAANNSLWFYSVQGLFRVAFEMYNKQDQLAVLDNFQDIWKSQMSDDPLNTTYSLSVQLDFPHESDSKSTRESQQNCKVDSKMMDSCVSETTDRSEDHDYCSYSKQSLPTEQNQRIVSMVREKLNRLDDQLSSQPQRCTERLKTILMLLENIDHYMNGNLEEKDAAETVLALLKAEDWAKDCVYTSYLLTCIGRWLGQKFYAANSSISQRVEDFKLQHIERISDLPPAEELATELFPEAMQALLLNWMGLCEESTLEKRRSEYPILLLILEFANHNLITGVAHVLYSSLICK, encoded by the exons ATGTCAAACTGCTCAGCAGTCCCCACAGCTTTACCGCAGTGGGACGGGGGCTCTAGGAAAATTCGTTTCATTTACTTGGTAAGTTTAACATCGTTCAGGCTGAAGAAATGCCCCAGCCAG GGTTCAGTGATTCCACTTTATTTGGGAGCTGACATCCTCTCTAACACTGACATCCGGATAGAGAACCATCCTAGGTACCATGCCAAGTTTGCCAAGAGAGGACTTGCCACAAAGATAAACTTTTCATCAg CATTCAGGTTCCAAGGCTTAAAGGTGCCTGCTGCAAATAACAGCCTGTGGTTTTACAGTGTCCAAGGACTTTTTCGAGTAGCCTTTGAAATGTACAATAAGCAAGATCAGCTTGCAGTGCTAGATAACTTCCAA GACATTTGGAAATCACAGATGAGTGATGATCCACTGAACACAACTTATAGCCTCAGTGTGCAGCTTGACTTTCCCCATGAGTCTGATTCAAAATCAACGAGGGAATCGCAGCAAAACTGTAAGGTTGATAGTAAAATGATGGATTCATGTGTCAGTGAAACAACTGATAGATCAGAAGATCACGATTATTGCTCTTATTCGAAGCAAAGCCTACCAACTGAGCAAAACCAACGAATTGTATCCATGGTAAGAGAAAAGCTGAACAGATTGGATGACCAGCTCTCCTCTCAGCCTCAAAGATGTACGGAACGACTAAAGACTATCTTGATGCTTTTGGAGAACATTGATCATTACATGAATGGTAATCTAGAAGAAAAGGATGCAGCTGAAACGGTGTTAGCCCTGTTAAAGGCTGAAGATTGGGCAAAAGACTGTGTGTATACTAGTTACCTTCTTACGTGCATAGGGCGTTGGCTTGGCCAGAAGTTTTACGCAGCCAATAGCAGCATCAGCCAGAGAGTGGAAGACTTTAAACTTCAGCATATAGAGCGAATAAGTGACTTGCCACCAGCGGAGGAACTGGCAACTGAACTATTCCCTGAAGCCATGCAAGCACTGCTGCTTAATTGGATGGGCCTTTGTGAGGAGTCAACCCTAGAAAAGAGACGCAGCGAGTACCCCATTCTGCTCCTTATACTGGAGTTTGCAAACCATAACCTTATCACTGGTGTAGCGCATGTGCTGTACTCAAGTCTGATATGTAAATGA